From Acomys russatus chromosome 2, mAcoRus1.1, whole genome shotgun sequence, one genomic window encodes:
- the LOC127198445 gene encoding major urinary protein 20-like yields the protein MKLLLLLLGLGLTLVCAHAEGETSPGGKNFDPIQIEGEWNSILLASDKKEKIEEDGDMRVFADFFYVFENGSLAFHFYAFMDGKCVEQYLVCDRTENDGEYYVKYDGNNTFTVLDVDTDDYVIFYLNNVKDEETFQLMALYGREPDLSSDIKVKFTELCEKHGISETNIVNLTKAVGMVPEHALVPALQTAVPRLKMKRPEPPVLSGDFSPGPQHHPSLLTLHPVTSSVV from the exons atgaagctgctgctgctgctgctgggtttgGGGCTGACCCTAGTCTGTGCCCATGCAGAAGGAGAAACTAGTCCAGGAGGAAAGAACTTTGATCCAATACAG ATTGAGGGGGAGTGGAATTCcattctcttggcctctgacaaaaaagaaaagatagaagaagATGGAGACATGAGAGTTTTTGCGGACTTCTTCTATGTCTTCGAGAACGGGTCCTTAGCCTTTCACTTTTATGCTTT TATGGATGGAAAGTGTGTCGAACAGTACTTAGTTTGTGACAGAACAGAAAATGATGGTGAATATTACGTTAAAT ATGACGGAAACAATACATTTACTGTACTTGATGTAGACACTGATGATTACGTTATCTTTTATCTCAATAATGTCAAGGATGAGGAGACATTCCAGCTGATGGCGCTCTATG GCCGAGAACCAGATTTGAGTTCAGACATCAAGGTAAAGTTTACAGAGCTATGTGAGAAGCATGGAATCTCTGAGACAAATATTGTTAACCTAACCAAGGCTG tgGGCATGGTTCCTGAACATGCTCTTGTTCCTGCCCTGCAGACCGCTGTCCCCAGGCTCAAGATGAAGAGGCCTGAGCCTCCAG tgTTGAGTGGAGACTTCTCGCCAGGACCCCAGCATCATCCTTCCCTATTGACACTCCATCCTGTGACAAGTTCTGTGGTCTGA